One genomic region from Pseudoduganella dura encodes:
- the prsT gene encoding XrtA/PEP-CTERM system TPR-repeat protein PrsT, with protein sequence MSLHLTKAAAAALVAVSVLGACSSESADSLKAQARQYQQKGDNKAAVIQLKNALEKSPDDAQARFMLASLALDMDDPLSAEKEARRALALKYPVDQVLPVLGKSLTLQGKFQEALDETDKSQRNAAILTLRGHALLGLGKSDESKREFDAALAQQPGFGDALTGLARLAALQQDWEGGLRLVNEAIAKDAANVDAWQLKGDLLRVTGKREEAMAAYGQVLKVKPSHRTAHLEQAAINIAAKKLDAAQADIEAARKSTPGNFLVAYHQALLDFSRGKLKEAQANLLKVNQAAPNYKPGVLLSGIVALNLGLLEQAENDLRKYVEWNPDSLQARKALVSTLLKSGQAREAQAVLAPALKSGTPDVAVLQLAGEAAMLARDFGKAGDYLAQAVKAEPGRAASHTSLGMVKLAQGDRAAGIVELQKAMELEPGSLQSGTVLVRALAELGETDKALAAIRTMEAKHAGNAELQVLKGNTYLAARDRTNARAAFEAALAVNATYFPAAAGLVQLDLTDKKPAEARKRLEALLAKDDKNAEALTALAQLEIVLGNKPAATQWLEKANAAHPEDLDVALRLGSHYNATGEAAKAQALLGKYQVANPGNPALLEVLGQAQLASKDAAAALETFGKLASVSPKAANPQIRLAAAQMALQNPTGAAASLSKATSLEPGNIQTYLAQAQLAITQGNLTQALAIARQVQKQFSASAVGFMLEGDILMQQRNATAAIRPYEQAFAATNAGPVLIKLSRALRDAGKIQEAEARVAEFNRKHPQEVITALYLAEGHMASKRYPEAAKLLEGVVQQAPDNGVALNNLAWVYQQQKDARALPTAERALKLNGDSPEVLDTVGWLLVERGDYGRAVELLKKAASTSPKAPQVHYHLAVGLFKSGDKTGARKALEQALASGPGFREADEAKALLKQL encoded by the coding sequence ATGTCCCTTCATTTGACAAAGGCCGCAGCCGCGGCACTGGTAGCGGTTTCCGTGCTGGGCGCATGCAGCTCCGAGAGCGCCGACTCGCTGAAAGCGCAGGCCCGGCAGTACCAGCAAAAGGGTGACAACAAGGCCGCGGTGATCCAGCTGAAAAACGCGCTGGAGAAAAGCCCGGACGATGCACAGGCGCGCTTCATGCTCGCCTCGCTGGCGCTGGACATGGACGATCCGCTGAGCGCAGAAAAAGAGGCACGCCGTGCACTGGCGCTGAAATACCCGGTCGACCAGGTGCTGCCAGTGCTCGGCAAGTCGCTGACACTGCAGGGCAAGTTCCAGGAAGCCCTGGATGAAACCGACAAGAGCCAGCGCAATGCCGCCATCTTGACACTGCGCGGCCACGCGCTTCTCGGGCTGGGCAAGTCCGACGAGTCAAAACGGGAATTCGACGCCGCGCTGGCGCAACAACCCGGCTTCGGCGATGCGCTGACCGGGCTGGCGCGGCTGGCGGCGCTGCAGCAGGATTGGGAAGGGGGCCTGCGCCTGGTCAACGAGGCAATTGCCAAGGATGCCGCCAATGTCGATGCCTGGCAGTTGAAGGGAGACCTGCTGCGCGTCACCGGCAAGCGCGAGGAAGCGATGGCGGCCTATGGCCAGGTACTGAAGGTCAAGCCGAGCCATCGCACGGCGCACCTGGAGCAGGCGGCCATCAATATCGCGGCCAAGAAACTTGATGCGGCACAGGCCGACATCGAGGCGGCGCGCAAAAGTACCCCTGGCAACTTCCTGGTCGCCTATCACCAGGCATTGCTGGATTTTTCGCGTGGCAAGCTGAAGGAAGCGCAAGCCAACCTGCTGAAGGTGAACCAGGCGGCACCGAACTACAAGCCGGGCGTGCTGCTGTCGGGCATCGTTGCATTGAACCTGGGCTTGCTGGAGCAGGCCGAGAACGATCTGCGCAAATATGTCGAATGGAATCCCGACAGCCTGCAGGCCCGCAAGGCGCTCGTCAGCACGCTGCTGAAATCCGGCCAGGCCCGCGAAGCCCAGGCCGTGCTGGCACCGGCGCTGAAGAGCGGCACGCCGGATGTGGCCGTGCTGCAGCTGGCCGGCGAGGCGGCAATGCTCGCGCGCGATTTTGGCAAGGCAGGCGATTACCTGGCGCAGGCCGTCAAGGCGGAGCCGGGGCGCGCCGCCTCGCACACCTCGCTTGGCATGGTCAAGCTGGCGCAGGGCGACCGTGCCGCCGGCATCGTCGAGCTGCAAAAGGCGATGGAACTGGAGCCGGGCTCGCTGCAGTCCGGCACGGTGCTGGTGCGCGCGCTGGCCGAGCTCGGCGAGACAGACAAGGCACTGGCAGCAATCCGCACGATGGAAGCAAAGCATGCCGGTAATGCGGAACTGCAGGTTCTGAAAGGCAATACCTATCTCGCCGCGCGCGATCGCACCAATGCGCGTGCCGCGTTCGAAGCCGCGCTCGCTGTCAATGCGACGTATTTTCCGGCAGCCGCCGGCCTCGTGCAACTCGACCTGACGGACAAGAAGCCTGCCGAGGCGCGCAAACGTCTCGAGGCGCTGCTCGCCAAGGACGACAAGAATGCCGAAGCCCTGACGGCGCTGGCGCAGCTTGAGATCGTACTGGGCAATAAGCCGGCGGCTACGCAATGGCTGGAAAAAGCCAATGCGGCCCACCCTGAGGACCTGGACGTGGCACTGCGGCTGGGCAGCCATTACAACGCCACCGGCGAGGCGGCCAAGGCGCAGGCATTGCTGGGCAAGTACCAGGTGGCAAACCCGGGCAATCCCGCCTTGCTGGAGGTTCTTGGCCAGGCGCAGTTGGCCAGCAAGGATGCCGCGGCGGCACTGGAAACATTCGGCAAGCTGGCCAGCGTGTCGCCCAAGGCAGCGAACCCGCAGATCCGGCTGGCAGCCGCCCAGATGGCACTCCAGAACCCGACCGGTGCCGCTGCCAGCCTGAGCAAGGCCACCAGCCTGGAACCGGGCAATATCCAGACATACCTGGCGCAGGCGCAACTGGCCATCACCCAAGGCAACCTTACTCAGGCGCTGGCGATCGCGCGCCAGGTACAGAAACAGTTTTCCGCATCGGCGGTCGGCTTCATGCTGGAAGGCGACATCCTGATGCAACAAAGAAATGCGACAGCGGCGATTCGCCCCTATGAGCAGGCTTTTGCTGCGACCAATGCCGGACCCGTGTTGATCAAGCTGAGCAGAGCACTGCGTGATGCCGGCAAGATCCAGGAAGCGGAAGCGCGCGTTGCCGAATTCAACCGGAAGCATCCGCAGGAAGTCATCACGGCACTGTACCTTGCCGAAGGCCATATGGCATCGAAACGTTACCCAGAGGCAGCAAAACTGCTGGAGGGAGTCGTGCAGCAGGCACCGGACAACGGGGTAGCGCTCAACAACCTGGCATGGGTATATCAGCAGCAGAAAGATGCTCGCGCACTGCCGACGGCGGAGCGCGCCCTGAAGCTGAACGGGGACAGTCCCGAGGTGCTTGATACCGTCGGATGGCTGCTGGTCGAACGGGGCGATTACGGGCGGGCCGTCGAGTTGCTGAAAAAAGCAGCCTCGACTTCACCTAAAGCCCCTCAGGTGCATTACCATCTGGCTGTCGGTCTGTTCAAATCCGGCGACAAGACCGGGGCCCGCAAGGCGCTTGAACAGGCGCTGGCATCCGGGCCGGGCTTCAGGGAAGCCGATGAAGCAAAAGCACTGTTGAAGCAGTTATAA
- a CDS encoding glycosyltransferase family 2 protein gives MSRILVSILNWNGAAQTLGCVGDLLRQQLPAGVTADILVVDNGSKPADADALAQGLAGLPVTLRREAVNHGFAGGHNLAVTRALEEGYAFIWLVNSDAVMGSDDVLAQLLSLMAADDRCGAASPVLAILDQPEKVYFCGNFHDWASLDTQRARTIDDARATAGQRRAHQWVPGTAMLLRTQALRVAGKLDERMFAYYEDDELCARLAAHGWHSAVAYGARVLHAMPRRETDRPPYYFYLMARNYLIFWHGSTPPAHRRRIGLKLLDRALYDVNRLYYRGFPEQARAALLGVEDFMRRRYGRPVLDRSAGFRLRALRALLWLPHLRVLRRLDRAA, from the coding sequence GTGAGCCGGATTCTCGTCAGCATCCTGAACTGGAACGGCGCGGCGCAAACGCTCGGCTGCGTGGGCGATCTGCTGCGCCAGCAATTGCCGGCCGGTGTCACGGCCGACATCCTGGTCGTCGACAATGGATCGAAGCCGGCCGATGCCGATGCCCTGGCGCAGGGACTGGCCGGCCTGCCGGTGACGCTGCGCCGCGAAGCCGTCAACCACGGTTTCGCAGGCGGCCACAACCTGGCCGTCACCCGTGCGCTGGAAGAAGGCTACGCGTTCATCTGGCTCGTCAACAGCGACGCGGTGATGGGTAGCGACGATGTGCTGGCACAATTGCTGTCACTGATGGCGGCGGACGACCGCTGCGGTGCGGCGTCGCCCGTGCTGGCAATTCTCGATCAGCCGGAGAAAGTGTATTTTTGCGGCAATTTCCACGACTGGGCCAGCCTCGACACGCAGCGCGCCCGCACCATCGACGATGCCCGCGCCACTGCCGGCCAGCGCCGCGCCCACCAGTGGGTGCCCGGCACGGCGATGCTGCTGCGCACGCAGGCACTGCGCGTCGCCGGCAAGCTCGACGAGCGGATGTTCGCCTACTACGAAGACGACGAGCTGTGCGCCAGGCTGGCAGCTCATGGCTGGCACAGCGCAGTGGCCTATGGCGCGCGCGTGCTGCATGCGATGCCGCGGCGTGAAACCGATCGTCCGCCGTACTACTTTTACCTGATGGCGCGCAACTACCTGATTTTCTGGCATGGCAGCACGCCGCCGGCGCATCGCCGCCGCATCGGGCTGAAGCTGCTGGACCGGGCGTTATATGACGTCAACCGGCTGTACTACCGGGGCTTTCCCGAGCAGGCGCGGGCCGCGCTGCTGGGCGTCGAAGACTTCATGCGCCGCCGGTACGGGCGGCCGGTGCTCGATCGCAGCGCGGGGTTCCGGTTGCGCGCCTTGCGCGCCTTGCTGTGGCTGCCGCATCTGCGTGTGCTGCGCCGGCTCGACCGCGCCGCATGA
- a CDS encoding glycosyltransferase family 2 protein, translated as MKIAVVIPYFQRRPGILARALRSVAAQTTDAQLDVIVIDDESPVPAREELAQLPEADRARVRIVQQKNGGPAAARNTGLDHVTDDTELVAFLDSDDTWQPFHLADALRALGAGYDFYFTDFYQLNQAVSAFQRAGRIEPPRHLLLPGERHLHVYQADMQSQILGGNVIGTPTVVYRFRSFRTLRFRTEFVYAGEDYLFWLDLSRMTDRIAFSSAQAVVCGDGVNVFAGSGWGTEKSLIRLHYEMKYKKAIARLYPLTERQVKENREAVLALRRSFVADVLHRVAHRKPFLEVMWKQMRIDVRSVLYFVPLAVGLVLRRERSA; from the coding sequence GTGAAAATCGCGGTCGTCATTCCCTATTTCCAGCGCCGGCCCGGCATCCTGGCCCGCGCGCTGCGCTCGGTGGCGGCACAAACCACCGATGCACAGCTGGACGTGATCGTCATCGATGACGAGTCGCCGGTGCCGGCACGGGAGGAACTGGCGCAGTTGCCGGAAGCGGACCGCGCCAGGGTGCGCATCGTGCAGCAAAAAAACGGCGGCCCGGCGGCGGCACGCAACACGGGCCTGGACCACGTGACGGACGATACCGAGCTGGTCGCCTTTCTCGATTCGGACGACACCTGGCAGCCATTCCACCTGGCCGATGCGCTGCGCGCGCTGGGCGCAGGCTACGACTTCTATTTCACGGATTTCTACCAGCTGAACCAGGCCGTCAGCGCATTCCAGCGTGCTGGCCGCATCGAGCCGCCCCGCCACCTGCTGCTGCCGGGCGAGCGCCACCTGCACGTGTACCAGGCCGACATGCAATCCCAGATCCTGGGCGGCAACGTGATCGGCACGCCGACCGTGGTATACCGGTTCCGCTCGTTCCGCACGCTGCGCTTCCGCACCGAATTCGTCTACGCTGGCGAGGATTACCTGTTCTGGCTCGACCTGTCGCGCATGACCGACCGCATCGCCTTCTCGTCCGCGCAGGCGGTGGTGTGCGGCGATGGTGTCAACGTGTTTGCCGGCTCCGGCTGGGGCACGGAAAAGTCGCTGATCCGCCTGCACTACGAAATGAAGTACAAGAAGGCGATCGCCCGGCTGTATCCGCTCACCGAGCGGCAGGTGAAGGAAAACCGCGAAGCGGTGCTGGCGCTGCGGCGCAGCTTCGTGGCGGACGTGCTGCATCGCGTGGCGCACCGCAAGCCGTTCCTGGAAGTGATGTGGAAGCAGATGCGGATCGACGTGCGCAGCGTGCTGTATTTCGTGCCGCTCGCGGTCGGGCTGGTGCTGCGGCGGGAGCGCAGCGCGTGA
- a CDS encoding carboxylate--amine ligase has translation MTATMAATVSANGPIPAVVLGIDTPIGLAIVRSLGRRGVPVYGIARSVAAPGLSSRHLCEGMLRAEGAPGTLDQLEALGQRLGTACLFAISEGDIALLNQHRDRLSAYRLMFPDARRMDTVLDKQKTYAAAATAGVPVPRTVQPATMADAEEAAPTLRYPVVLKWSEPNQAGILLRRAGLALDKTRYCHDAQELLEYLRQFAPVGRYPMIQEYCAGYGLGQFFLMHDGQVHCEFQHRRLHEWPPEGGVSTLCESVSLEHHAALRERSLALLRSLEWEGIAMVEYRYDPERDEAALMEINGRFWGSLPLACHAGADFPWLAYSLLGTGKAQPQPGYRAGLRCRFMIPETKRLARLLFQPGAVADRKLTFSRAGELAGYLRDFLRPSTRYYLFTWSDPVPFLRDLWHVVRRTG, from the coding sequence ATGACAGCAACGATGGCGGCAACGGTGTCCGCGAACGGTCCGATCCCCGCCGTGGTACTCGGCATCGACACGCCGATCGGGCTGGCCATCGTGCGCAGCCTGGGACGGCGCGGCGTGCCCGTGTACGGCATCGCCCGCAGCGTCGCCGCGCCGGGCCTGTCGTCGCGCCACCTGTGCGAAGGGATGCTGCGCGCGGAAGGGGCGCCCGGCACGCTCGACCAGCTCGAGGCGCTGGGTCAGCGGCTCGGCACCGCATGCCTGTTCGCGATCTCGGAGGGCGACATCGCGCTGCTCAACCAGCATCGCGACAGGTTGTCCGCCTACCGGCTGATGTTCCCGGATGCGCGCCGGATGGACACGGTGCTCGACAAGCAGAAGACCTACGCCGCCGCCGCGACAGCCGGCGTGCCGGTGCCCCGCACCGTGCAGCCGGCCACGATGGCCGACGCCGAGGAAGCCGCGCCCACGCTGCGCTACCCGGTGGTACTGAAATGGTCCGAGCCGAACCAGGCGGGCATCCTGCTGCGCCGCGCCGGCCTCGCGCTGGACAAGACACGCTACTGCCACGATGCGCAGGAGTTGCTGGAATACCTGCGGCAATTCGCGCCTGTCGGCCGCTATCCGATGATCCAGGAATACTGTGCCGGTTACGGGCTCGGCCAGTTCTTCCTGATGCACGACGGGCAAGTGCATTGCGAGTTCCAGCACCGCCGGCTGCACGAATGGCCGCCCGAAGGCGGCGTGTCCACCCTGTGCGAATCGGTATCGCTGGAACACCACGCGGCATTGCGCGAACGCTCGCTGGCCTTGCTGCGCTCGCTCGAATGGGAAGGTATCGCGATGGTCGAGTACCGCTACGATCCGGAGCGCGATGAAGCGGCGCTGATGGAGATCAACGGCCGCTTCTGGGGCAGCCTGCCGCTTGCCTGTCATGCCGGCGCCGATTTTCCATGGCTTGCCTACAGCCTGCTGGGCACCGGCAAGGCGCAGCCGCAGCCCGGCTACCGGGCCGGCCTGCGTTGCCGCTTCATGATCCCGGAAACGAAGCGGCTGGCACGGCTGCTGTTCCAGCCCGGCGCGGTGGCGGACCGCAAGCTGACCTTCTCGCGCGCCGGCGAGCTCGCCGGCTACCTGCGCGATTTCCTGCGCCCGTCCACGCGCTATTACCTGTTCACCTGGTCGGACCCGGTCCCTTTCCTGCGTGACCTGTGGCACGTGGTCCGGCGTACCGGCTGA
- a CDS encoding acyltransferase family protein, protein MSREFSLYLDAVRFLAALMVVFYHMNMRWLSTAILPLSDHGHAAVMVFFVLSGYVISYIHAKRENTPAEYWASRLSRFYSLAIPVVLLTPLLDLAGAALRPDIYEGWTTHGLAPLRIVTSLAWLNEVWTISIMSFSNTPYWSLCYEMWYYIMFAVCVFTAGRTRLLLLAACALVVGPKILLLAPVWAMGVVLHRWQLLQRTSFNTGLALFAGSLVAFGLFQHYRLTDLGSAWMRTLVGEALHHQLTFSRFALTDYLLGLIVAANFAGARAIAPVLGRVLLPLERPIRWLAGYTFSLYLMHQPLLLFFGAAISGDPRGPLYFIEVLGAILVAVWLAGSLTEGRRHLLRAWLLARLQSLHGLRRLAPWGTR, encoded by the coding sequence ATGAGCCGCGAATTCTCGCTTTACCTGGACGCGGTGCGCTTCCTGGCCGCGCTGATGGTCGTGTTCTACCACATGAACATGCGCTGGCTCAGCACCGCCATCCTGCCGCTGTCCGATCACGGGCATGCGGCGGTGATGGTGTTCTTCGTGCTGTCCGGCTACGTGATCTCCTATATCCATGCGAAGCGTGAAAACACGCCGGCCGAATACTGGGCCAGCCGCCTGTCGCGCTTTTATTCGCTGGCGATCCCGGTGGTGCTGCTGACGCCATTGCTCGATCTCGCCGGCGCCGCGCTGCGGCCGGACATCTACGAAGGCTGGACCACGCACGGCCTGGCACCGCTGCGCATCGTCACCAGCCTGGCATGGCTGAACGAGGTGTGGACGATCTCGATCATGTCGTTCTCGAACACGCCGTACTGGTCGCTGTGCTACGAGATGTGGTACTACATCATGTTCGCCGTCTGCGTGTTCACGGCAGGGCGCACGCGCCTGCTGCTGCTGGCCGCCTGCGCGCTGGTGGTGGGCCCGAAGATCCTGCTGCTGGCACCGGTTTGGGCGATGGGCGTGGTGCTGCACCGCTGGCAACTGCTGCAGCGCACATCGTTCAATACCGGACTGGCGCTGTTCGCCGGCTCGCTGGTGGCCTTCGGCCTGTTCCAGCATTACCGGCTGACGGACCTGGGCAGCGCGTGGATGCGCACCCTGGTCGGTGAAGCGCTGCACCACCAGCTGACATTCTCCCGTTTCGCGCTGACCGATTACCTGCTGGGCCTGATCGTGGCCGCCAATTTCGCCGGCGCACGCGCCATCGCGCCCGTGCTGGGCCGCGTGCTGCTGCCGCTGGAACGGCCGATCCGCTGGCTGGCTGGCTACACGTTCTCGCTGTACCTGATGCACCAGCCGCTGTTGCTGTTCTTCGGCGCCGCCATCAGCGGCGACCCGCGCGGCCCGCTGTATTTCATCGAGGTGCTGGGCGCCATCCTGGTCGCCGTGTGGCTGGCCGGTTCGCTCACCGAAGGGCGCCGCCACCTGCTGCGCGCATGGCTGCTGGCGCGCCTGCAGTCGCTGCATGGCCTGCGCCGGCTCGCGCCATGGGGCACAAGATGA
- a CDS encoding arsenate reductase/protein-tyrosine-phosphatase family protein — translation MMAPLRDRLNARFGTWRGLVRLLLAHAERIAGRLRPFALHDPQAVRRVVFVCLGNICRSAYAEQVARAEGLNTASLGLSTTTGVGSPEPALAAAARQRMPMQAHRARDWKDFTVQPGDLLLVMEVRQAHELARRLGGRSDVQVALLGNWCSPPSPHLHDPFTLSDAYFDTCFTRVRQAVGRLAKDVPNARAATAQKRGQR, via the coding sequence ATGATGGCGCCCCTGCGCGATCGCCTGAACGCGCGCTTCGGCACGTGGCGCGGGCTGGTGCGGCTGCTGCTGGCGCACGCCGAACGGATCGCGGGCCGGCTGCGGCCGTTCGCGCTGCACGATCCCCAGGCGGTGCGCCGCGTGGTGTTCGTCTGCCTGGGCAACATCTGCCGCAGCGCGTATGCCGAACAGGTGGCGCGCGCCGAAGGGTTGAACACCGCGTCGCTCGGCCTGTCGACCACCACCGGCGTCGGCTCGCCCGAGCCGGCGCTGGCCGCGGCGGCACGGCAACGGATGCCGATGCAAGCGCATCGTGCGCGCGACTGGAAGGATTTCACCGTGCAGCCGGGCGACCTGCTGCTGGTGATGGAAGTGCGCCAGGCGCACGAGCTCGCGCGCCGGCTGGGTGGCCGCTCCGATGTACAGGTCGCGCTGCTCGGCAACTGGTGTTCGCCGCCGTCGCCGCACCTGCACGATCCGTTCACGCTTTCCGACGCGTATTTCGACACCTGCTTTACCCGCGTCCGCCAGGCCGTGGGCCGGCTGGCGAAAGACGTTCCGAATGCGCGCGCCGCCACGGCGCAGAAGAGGGGGCAGCGATGA
- a CDS encoding polysaccharide deacetylase family protein — protein sequence MRTRVCISIDTEFSIGGAFTSADRQPVAEPMVWCETGGRSHGLGFLLEQFERHRIPATFFVEAAHRYYFQDQDPMGAIVRRIVGQGHEVQLHTHPCWAVFEHDDWRERVAREPLQDEFFGRAEDDTVRLLRQGQQAFAGWGVPAPTVFRPGNMQHDDALFAALARCGIPYSSCVGLAVFDSRDPRYQLYSGAHHRHGVLEMPVLTFQDWQLGGRRHLKTLTIAGTSFAETRLLLERAHEQQVPLVVLLTHPFEYVQRRDDHMRTARANALHQDRLARLCGYLDGNRDRFLPTGMGEAGDAMQAALQAVPDERNVLLHGSGWHSIRRLAEQAVNDRYGSWALARQGVPA from the coding sequence ATGCGCACTCGGGTCTGTATTTCGATCGACACCGAGTTTTCCATCGGCGGCGCGTTCACCAGCGCCGACAGGCAGCCCGTCGCCGAACCCATGGTCTGGTGCGAGACGGGCGGCCGCTCGCACGGCCTGGGCTTCCTGCTCGAGCAGTTCGAGCGCCACCGCATTCCGGCCACGTTTTTCGTCGAGGCGGCCCACCGCTATTATTTCCAGGACCAGGATCCGATGGGCGCCATCGTCCGTCGCATCGTCGGGCAGGGCCATGAAGTGCAACTGCACACACACCCCTGCTGGGCCGTGTTCGAGCACGATGACTGGCGCGAGCGGGTCGCGCGAGAACCGCTCCAGGACGAGTTCTTCGGCCGGGCCGAGGATGACACGGTGCGGCTGCTGCGGCAGGGCCAGCAGGCATTTGCCGGCTGGGGCGTGCCGGCGCCGACCGTGTTCCGGCCCGGGAACATGCAGCACGACGATGCGCTGTTCGCCGCGCTGGCGCGCTGCGGCATCCCCTACAGCTCCTGCGTGGGCCTGGCGGTGTTCGACAGCCGCGATCCCCGCTACCAGCTCTACAGCGGCGCGCACCACCGCCATGGCGTGCTGGAGATGCCCGTGCTGACTTTCCAGGACTGGCAGCTCGGCGGCCGCCGTCACCTGAAAACGCTGACGATCGCCGGCACCAGCTTCGCCGAGACGCGCCTGCTGCTGGAACGTGCCCATGAACAGCAGGTGCCGCTGGTGGTGTTGCTGACCCACCCGTTCGAATATGTGCAGCGACGCGACGACCACATGCGCACCGCGCGCGCCAATGCGCTGCACCAGGACCGGCTGGCGCGCCTGTGCGGCTACCTCGACGGCAACCGCGACCGCTTCCTGCCCACCGGCATGGGCGAAGCGGGCGATGCGATGCAGGCGGCGCTGCAGGCCGTGCCGGACGAACGCAATGTGCTGTTGCACGGCAGCGGCTGGCACAGCATCCGCCGGCTTGCCGAACAGGCGGTCAATGACCGCTACGGCAGCTGGGCGCTGGCGCGGCAGGGAGTGCCGGCATGA
- a CDS encoding asparagine synthetase B family protein, producing the protein MSGICGWIGHGAQDRELIGRMAAPLARFDGSAVHQAEGSRSAAAVAGAGDVHRQEGLLIALWGHPVLRDAALAEQAATRGVAAVLAAHRHLGPEKLCALLQGAFALCILDEHAGEAILAIDRLGVHPLTWRLAGEALLFASSADALIRHPLAGADIDPQGIYNYVYFHMVPAPGTVYKDQQRLLPGHYLHYRQGRVETRPYWRMTFQEDGRRSFEDLKAEFLAQLRNGVREASAGARVGAFLSGGTDSSTIAGMLCEVGGVPAETYSIGFAAQGYDEMEYARIASRHFGTKHHEYYVTPDDVVAAIPNVAAVCDQPFGNASAVPAFYCAQMARKDGVTRMLGGDGGDELFGGNERYAKQHVFARYEQVPWLFRKALLEPAIFNFPGGDQVTLLRKARSYIEQASVAMPARLETYNLLGRYGAREVFTDEFLAGADTNQPLAGLAQTYGASEAKSLINRMLALDLKITLADNDLPKVMKACELAGVEAAFPFLDDAMVAFSAGLTPQQKLNGTQLRWFFKEALKGFLPQEIITKQKHGFGLPFGVWLQEHKALQDLASDSLTDLKKRGIVRAAFIDQLTGTHLREHAGYHGTMVWVLMMLEQWFRQRSGA; encoded by the coding sequence ATGAGCGGTATTTGTGGATGGATCGGCCACGGCGCGCAAGACCGTGAGCTGATCGGCAGGATGGCCGCGCCGCTGGCGCGGTTCGACGGCAGTGCCGTGCACCAGGCCGAAGGCAGCCGTTCGGCGGCCGCGGTAGCCGGTGCCGGCGACGTGCACCGGCAGGAAGGCCTGCTGATCGCGCTGTGGGGCCACCCGGTGCTGCGCGATGCCGCGCTGGCCGAACAGGCCGCCACGCGCGGCGTCGCGGCGGTGCTGGCGGCGCATCGTCACCTGGGCCCGGAAAAACTGTGCGCGCTGTTGCAAGGTGCATTCGCGCTGTGCATTCTCGACGAGCACGCCGGGGAGGCGATCCTCGCGATCGACCGCCTGGGCGTGCACCCGCTCACATGGCGGCTGGCCGGCGAAGCGCTGCTGTTCGCCTCGTCGGCCGATGCGCTGATCCGTCATCCGCTGGCGGGTGCCGACATCGACCCGCAGGGAATCTACAACTACGTGTACTTCCACATGGTGCCGGCGCCGGGCACCGTGTACAAGGACCAGCAGCGGCTGTTGCCCGGCCATTACCTGCATTATCGCCAGGGCCGCGTCGAGACCCGCCCCTACTGGCGCATGACGTTCCAGGAAGACGGCAGGCGTTCGTTCGAGGACCTGAAGGCCGAATTCCTCGCCCAGCTCAGGAACGGCGTGCGCGAGGCATCGGCAGGGGCCAGGGTGGGCGCGTTCCTCAGCGGCGGCACCGACAGCTCGACGATCGCCGGCATGCTGTGCGAGGTCGGCGGCGTGCCGGCCGAAACGTACTCGATCGGTTTCGCCGCGCAGGGCTACGACGAGATGGAGTATGCGCGCATCGCCTCGCGCCATTTCGGCACGAAACACCACGAATACTACGTGACGCCGGACGATGTGGTGGCGGCGATTCCCAACGTGGCCGCTGTCTGCGACCAGCCGTTCGGCAATGCGTCGGCGGTGCCGGCGTTCTACTGCGCGCAGATGGCGCGCAAGGATGGCGTGACGCGCATGCTGGGCGGCGATGGCGGCGACGAACTCTTCGGCGGCAACGAGCGCTATGCGAAGCAGCATGTGTTCGCGCGCTACGAGCAGGTGCCGTGGCTGTTCCGCAAGGCGCTGCTGGAGCCGGCCATTTTCAATTTCCCCGGCGGCGATCAGGTGACGCTGCTGCGCAAGGCGCGCAGCTATATCGAGCAGGCATCCGTGGCGATGCCGGCGCGGCTGGAAACCTACAACCTGCTGGGCCGCTACGGTGCGCGGGAGGTGTTCACCGACGAGTTCCTGGCCGGCGCCGACACGAACCAGCCGCTGGCCGGGCTGGCGCAAACCTATGGCGCGAGCGAGGCGAAGAGCCTGATCAACCGGATGCTCGCGCTCGACCTGAAGATCACGCTGGCCGACAACGACCTGCCGAAGGTGATGAAGGCCTGCGAGCTGGCCGGCGTCGAGGCGGCATTCCCGTTCCTCGATGACGCGATGGTGGCATTCTCCGCCGGCCTCACGCCGCAGCAGAAGCTGAACGGCACCCAGCTGCGCTGGTTCTTCAAGGAAGCGCTGAAAGGCTTCCTGCCGCAAGAGATCATCACGAAGCAAAAGCATGGCTTCGGGCTGCCGTTCGGCGTCTGGCTGCAGGAGCACAAGGCGCTGCAGGACCTGGCGTCCGACAGCCTGACGGACCTGAAAAAGCGCGGCATCGTGCGCGCCGCGTTCATCGACCAGCTCACCGGCACGCACTTGCGTGAACATGCCGGCTACCACGGCACCATGGTCTGGGTGTTGATGATGCTGGAACAGTGGTTCCGCCAGCGCAGCGGGGCATGA